A window from Calliopsis andreniformis isolate RMS-2024a unplaced genomic scaffold, iyCalAndr_principal scaffold0001, whole genome shotgun sequence encodes these proteins:
- the LOC143186492 gene encoding general transcription factor II-I repeat domain-containing protein 2-like, which translates to MTGITEGAVAGLKETCKQHDNNNFEHFHCIMYQQILCSKVFDTRQVLKIVTKIVNYIRARGLNNRQFASFLEDIECEYTDLPYYTEVRWLSSHKMLKRFFKLRDEVTIFLGTKNYECIELKGGQWIKDMAFLVDITSHLNQLNLKFQGKNHRKETEKENLSHFENCQYLLLKSPKLKFIEYAHYYCFN; encoded by the exons ATGACCGGTATTACTGAAGGAGCTGTTGCAGGATTAAAAGAAACATGCAAACAGcacgataataataattttgaacattttcatTGTATCATGTACCAGCAAATACTGTGCTCCAAAGTTTTTGATACCAGACAAGTTTTAAAAATAGTTACCAAAATTGTAAATTATATTCGAGCACGTGGACTTAATAATCGTCAGTTTGCTTCATTTCTGGAAGATATAGAATGTGAATACACCGATCTACCATATTATACAGAAGTTCGATGGCTTTCGAGTCATAAAATGTTAAAACGATTCTTCAAATTGCGTGACGAAGTCACAATTTTCTTGGGAACAAAAAATTATGAATGTATTGAATTAAAAGGTGGACAATGGATAAAGGACATGGCTTTCTTAGTTGATATTACAAGTCATCTTAATCAACTTAATCTTAAGTTTCAAGGCAAAAATCAT CgaaaagaaacagaaaaagaAAACTTGTCTCactttgaaaactgtcaatatcTATTGCTTAAATCGcctaaattaaaatttatagaaTATGCTCACTATTATTGTTTCAATTAG
- the LOC143186493 gene encoding general transcription factor II-I repeat domain-containing protein 2B-like, producing the protein MFSRFSFIFIKYIFDEKLQMKLIEIQCDSLLKQQYRFPKMLSFVTRILAMFRSTYLYEQLFSLMKNNKNSERLRLADQHLLSIFKIASAQDIQPNFDDLLCEKRCQISSKK; encoded by the exons ATGTTTTCACGTTTTTCATTCAtctttattaaatatatatt TGATGAAAAGttacaaatgaaattaattgaaatcCAATGTGATTCTTTGCTGAAGCAACAAT ATCGGTTTCCTAAAATGTTATCGTTTGTTACGCGCATATTGGCTATGTTCAGAAGCACTTATTTATATGAGCAACTATTTTCTttaatgaaaaataacaaaaattcagAAAGGTTAAGATTAGCCGATCAACATTTattatcaatttttaaaattgcaTCAGCTCAAGATATTCAACCAAATTTTGATGACTTGCTTTGTGAAAAACGATGTCAAATATCTTCTAAAAAGTAA